A portion of the Papaver somniferum cultivar HN1 unplaced genomic scaffold, ASM357369v1 unplaced-scaffold_47, whole genome shotgun sequence genome contains these proteins:
- the LOC113342766 gene encoding uncharacterized protein LOC113342766 has translation MENHENNSNCSSGSSSSNNNNSFYSSDDDAVAIHQTNMVVSLGLIIINSNWPQTRIKIWRDLDAGAELLWRDYFCPNPRFPPNVFHRIFRMRRSLFNRIVIDVVGVNSYFVQNPDACGVMGLNPHQKVTTAIRMLAYGCATDAIDEYLRIGETTVLEATRRFCKTIVRLYGK, from the coding sequence ATGGAAAACCACGAGAACAACTCTAactgttcttcaggttcttcttcttctaataataATAACAGTTTCTATTCCTCAGATGATGATGCAGTAGCAATTCACCAAACTAACATGGTTGTTAGTTTGGGGCTCATTATTATAAATTCAAactggcctcaaactcgtatcaaaataTGGAGAGATCTTGACGCTGGAGCTGAACTTCTATGGAGAGACTACTTTTGCCCGAACCCGCGCTTTCCACCAAATGTATTTCATAGAATATTTAGAATGCGTCGATCATTGTTTAACCGAATAGTTATAGACGTTGTGGGAGTAAATTCTTATTTTGTTCAAAAtcccgatgcttgtggagttaTGGGATtgaaccctcatcaaaaagtaacaacAGCAATccgaatgttagcttacggatgtgcgacagatgcaatagacgagtattTACGCATTGGAGAAACTACAGTTttggaagctactcgtaggtttTGTAAAACTATTGTCCGCTTGTATGGGAAataa
- the LOC113342767 gene encoding protein MAIN-LIKE 1-like, whose amino-acid sequence MELAETSHSMVDYIVERFWDTTNTFHLPFGEIGFTPLDWVMLTGVTIGDGLEVPYNSEKYQFEYVRDNIFPYIQDASLCPTGASWKSNLIKVKILSSYFVPEKLSAAENDKAIAERVATAFFMYVLGQFFFTNAKNYIDAEWLSTFQDLDVVGTYDWGSTAFSRLYVALRIAGRKRKGLCGPFQVLEFWGYKYLGICSPGIVEPKDDQPIWPRISRWKGKKKMVDIVRCTNLVNKLTADQVTWQPWESCRQILESDIGIKTSTLSNTRVIFSWNGVVSIIYAFYETIIISFPITPL is encoded by the exons ATGGAATTGGCCGAAACCTCACATTCCATGGTCGATTATATTGTGGAGAGGTTTTGGGATACGACGAATACTTTTCACTTGCCTTTTGGTGAGATTGGGTTCACACCTCTTGATTGGGTCATGCTGACAGGGGTGACTATTGGTGATGGGCTTGAGGTTCCGTATAATTCTGAAAAGTACCAATTTGAATATGTCCGTGATAATATTTTTCCATATATCCAAGATGCCTCCCTTTGTCCAACAGGTGCGTCGTGGAAATCTAATTTAATTAAAGTTAAAATTCTGAGTTCATATTTCGTACCAGAAAAATTAAGTGCGGCTGAAAATGATAAAGCCATTGCTGAAAGAGTAGCAACtgccttttttatgtatgttttgggacaaTTTTTCTTTACTAATGCAAAGAACTATATTGATGCGGAATGGTTATCTACTTTTCAAGATCTTGATGTAGTAGGCACATATGATTGGGGTTCTACCGCTTTTTCGAGATTGTATGTGGCACTCCGTATAGCAGGTAGGAAGCGGAAGGGTCTATGCGGGCCcttccaagtattagag TTTTGGGGCTACAAATATTTGGGCATATGTTCACCCGGGATAGTCGAGCCTAAGGATGATCAACCAATATGGCCTAGAATTAGTAGGtggaaaggaaagaagaagatggttgatattGTTCGTTGTACAAATTTAGTTAATAAGTTGACCGCTGACCAAGTTACATGGCAACCCTGGGAATCATGCAGACAAATCCTTGAATCTGATATTGGAATAAAAACTTCTACACTCTCAAACACAAGGGTTATTTTTTCTTGGAATGGCGTTGTGAGTATTATTTATGCTTTTTATGAGACCATTATTATTAGTTTCCCGATAACACCGTTATGA
- the LOC113342769 gene encoding uncharacterized protein LOC113342769, producing MDKSWMGKDGLSPEYAEGVEAFLKYATDHVSEAGIDDEDTPVSILCPCRWCMNGGKPIKVHEVRIHLYVKGINQKYTTWAPHGEETPIDDNTRSHASHNADVQYEFGDYEDNEDLPDDAAAVVALVQAIHDEFIGHPENFQKLKQDAKKPLYPSCKSHTKMSALLKLFNMKSKGAWSDKSFTELLKELKNMLPPDNEFPMYLYEAKKTLMALVVEYEKIHACPNDCLLYRKKYKDDNFCMTCGVSRWKEKKEPSDTSKGVPEKVMWYFPPIPRFRRMSGNPEIAKDLTWHNLKRVADGKLRHHVDSPAWKQVDSKWPEFAREPRNLRLGLSNDGFNPNNNSVGGNYSCWHVMLVTYNLPPSLCMKRKFIMLTMLISGLKHPGNDIHVYLAPLIEDLKKLWKKGAEAYDSYKKEKFNFRAILLWTISDFPAYGNLRGFPKGGYNACPICADRSSSIRIKYSQKNVYTSHRKFLPRKHKFRMGTEAFNGQQELDPAQKPYSGEEVFSQVEAIENLWGKKVKSIVGTLLNIPKKIKDGCNARKDLEDLGMRPELEPKENGKKAYLPPACFRLTAQEKKTFCKTLSELKVLTGYCSNLKNRVSMSDLKLYSLKSHNYHTLMQEFLPLAIRSIFPKHVRYAIIRLCFFFKEICTKEVDVDHLTEVQNDLVVTLCLLEKYFLPSFFDIMVHLTVHLIREVRLCGPVCFRWMYLLERFMKVLKGYIRNRNRVEGCISEGYIMEEAMEICSEQLNIVTIGVPTDKSAQKHKNEESTSLISEGKPLSTPKQHKVSETLLKQAHLTVLNNSTDVQPYIELHMSHLRDESSDKSKEWLLKEHIKTFSDWLEKKLSTVLVEEELQNPNNDISQDLEWIACGPSHYYSKLKDMKSVVIVITPRTGILKDLIKIAG from the exons ATGGATAAATCCTGGATGGGTAAAGATGGGTTATCACCAGAATACGCTGAGGGGGTTGAGGCCTTCTTGAAATATGCCACAGATCATGTTTCTGAAGCTGGAATAGATGACGAAGACACTCCTGTTTCCATATTATGCCCGTGCAGGTGGTGTATGAATGGTGGTAAACCAATAAAAGTGCATGAAGTGAGAATCCATCTGTATGTGAAGGGCATCAATCAAAAATACACGACATGGGCTCCACACGGAGAAGAAACACCCATTGATGATAATACCAGATCACATGCTTCACATAATGCTGATGTTCAGTATGAGTTTGGAgattatgaagataatgaagatttACCGGATGATGCAGCAGCAGTAGTTGCACTGGTTCAGGCTATACACGACGAGTTTATAGGACATCCAGagaattttcaaaaattgaaacAAGATGCGAAAAAACCACTTTATCCTAGCTGTAAATCCCATACAAAGATGTCGGCATTGCTTAAGCTCTTTAACATGAAATCAAAAGGTGCATGGTCCGATAAGAGTTTCACAGAATTATTGAAAGAGTTAAAAAATATGCTCCCTCCGGACAATGAATTTCCTATGTATCTGTACGAGGCTAAGAAAACTCTTATGGCATTAGTAGTGGAATATGAAAAAATACATGCATGTCCCAATGATTGTTTGCTTTACAGGAAGAAATACAAAGATGATAATTTTTGCATGACCTGCGGAGTTTCAAgatggaaagaaaagaaggagccGTCAGACACAAGTAAAGGAGTGCCTGAGAAAGTGATGTGGTATTTTCCACCTATACCTAGATTTAGAAGGATGTCTGGAAATCCAGAGATAGCAAAAGACCTGACATGGCATAATCTTAAAAGAGTTGCAGATGGTAAACTACGTCATCATGTTGACTCCCCCGCATGGAAACAAGTTGACAGTAAATGGCCAGAGTTTGCCCGAGAACCCCGAAATTTGCGGTTAGGCCTTTCTAATGACGGGTTCAATCCAAACAATAACTCAGTCGGTGGAAATTATAGTTGTTGGCATGTTATGTTAGTTACTTATAACCTTCCACCTAGCTTGTGTATGAAAAGAAAATTCATTATGTTAACGATGTTGATATCAGGTCTTAAACATCCTGGAAACGACATTCATGTCTATTTGGCACCTctcattgaagatttgaagaagctaTGGAAGAAAGGAGCTGAAGCTTATGATTCCTACAAAAAGGAGAAATTCAATTTCAGAGCCATACTTTTATGGACGATAAGTGACTTTCCAGCCTATGGTAATCTTAGAGGTTTCCCTAAAGGAGGATATAATGCCTGCCCAATTTGTGCTGACCGTAGTTCTTCTATTAGGATTAAATACTCACAAAAGAATGTTTATACCAGTCATAGAAAGTTTCTTCCAAGAAAACACAAGTTTAGAATGGGAACAGAGGCTTTTAATGGTCAGCAGGAGCTGGACCCTGCTCAAAAACCTTATTCTGGTGAAGAAGTATTCAGTCAGGTTGAAGCGATAGAGAATTTGTGGGGAAAGAAAGTGAAA AGTATTGTTGGGACATTATTGAACATAcccaaaaaaatcaaagatggtTGCAATGCTCGTAAAGACCTTGAAGATTTGGGGATGCGGCCTGAATTGGAACCTAAGGAAAATGGTAAAAAAGCATATCTCCCTCCTGCGTGTTTCAGATTAACagcacaagaaaaaaaaactttctgtAAAACCTTGTCCGAGTTGAAGGTTCTCACAGGTTACTGTTCGAATCTGAAAAACCGGGTTTCGATGTCGGATTTGAAGTTGTATAGTTTAAAGTCGCATAATTATCACACACTTATGCAAgaatttcttcctttagctatacGATCCATTTTTCCTAAGCATGTGCGGTATGCTATAATCAGATTATGCTTTTTTTTCAAGGAAATCTGCACCAAAGAGGTTGATGTCGATCACTTGACAGAAGTACAAAACGACTTGGTGGTTACGTTATGCTTATTAGAAAAATACTTTCTTCCGTCTTTCTTTGatatcatggttcatttaacCGTGCATCTAATTCGAGAAGTTAGATTATGTGGACCAGTTTGCTTCAGATGGATGTATCTGCTTGAAAGATTTATGAAGGTTCTAAAAGGATATATTCGAAACCGGAATCGCGTAGAAGGCTGCATTTCCGAGGGATATATTATGGAGGAGGCGATGGAGATATGCTCTGAGCAACTAAATATTGTAACCATCGGTGTTCCTACCGATAAGAGTgctcaaaaacacaaaaacgaAGAGAGTACAAGCCTTATTTCTGAAGGGAAACCACTATCGACTCCTAAGCAACATAAAGTCAGTGAAACATTACTGAAACAGGCACACCTAACTGTACTAAATAACTCAACGGATGTGCAGCCTTACATTGA GTTACACATGTCGCATTTGAGGGATGAATCTTCGGATAAATCAAAAGAATGGTTGTTGAAAGAGCATATCAAAACATTCAGTGATTGGCTAGAGAAAAAATTAAGTACAGTACTT gtagaagaagaactacagaatcCAAATAATGATATTTCGCAAGATTTAGAGTGGATAGCATGTGGCCCAAGTCACTACTATTCAAAGTTGAAGGATATGAAGTCAGTGGTTATCGTTATCACACCGAGGACCGGGATACTAAAAGATTTAATCAAAATAGCGGGGTAA
- the LOC113342770 gene encoding uncharacterized protein LOC113342770 yields the protein MKWNALARRRKVGGLGIKNLNAVNQALLTKWSWRFAVEDTDLWRTLVEEKHNLGDVSWATKNPTCTYGKSLWRAIMKHHPIFLKYIHFKVNNGALCRFWDDNWLYPHSLKSCYPNLYAVSRAKDLTVAAMRPSVGNVINWNLHIPRRLNAAATAEFSLLSADLNGFKFHMCCPDEVQWFLSKSKVFNVSSTYDKLTDNDDSLLTGPIFNLICKLKCPPKIGFFLWLLAYNRLPTRDLLGRRGMDIPQGCLFCDADETSDHLLLHCTFARQVWNDFMCKANWFFSMPADVNSMLQAWGLAQDSKECTAVWYIIPAAIMWSLWKERNNRDFNNKNSTVRDVIHKTIYFLYTWSLVIKDLESVDANAFMRNWFTVYFSSQ from the coding sequence ATGAAATGGAATGCTCttgcaagaagaagaaaagtaggcGGTCTTGGAATCAAGAATTTGAACGCAGTTAACCAAGCTTTGCTCACTAAATGGTCTTGGAGATTTGCAGTAGAAGATACAGACTTATGGAGAACTTTAGTTGAAGAAAAGCATAATCTTGGAGATGTCAGCTGGGCTACAAAAAATCCAACTTGTACTTATGGTAAATCTCTATGGAGAGCAATTATGAAACATCATCCTATCTTTTTGAAATATATTCATTTCAAAGTCAACAATGGAGCTCTCTGCAGGTTCTGGGATGACAATTGGTTATATCCTCATTCTCTCAAATCCTGTTACCCAAATTTGTATGCAGTATCTAGAGCTAAGGATCTTACTGTTGCTGCTATGAGACCAAGTGTTGGTAATGTTATCAACTGGAATCTTCATATTCCTAGAAGACTCAATGCTGCTGCTACAGCTGAGTTTTCCCTTCTCTCTGCTGATTTGAATGGTTTTAAATTTCACATGTGCTGCCCTGATGAAGTTCAATGGTTTCTTTCAAAATCTAAGGTTTTCAATGTAAGTTCAACTTATGATAAACTCACTGATAATGATGATAGCCTGTTAACTGGTCCAATCTTTAATCTTATCTGTAAGCTAAAATGTCCACCTAAGATTGGTTTCTTCTTATGGTTACTGGCTTACAATAGACTTCCAACAAGAGATTTATTAGGGAGAAGAGGTATGGATATACCTCAGGGTTGCTTATTCTGTGATGCTGATGAAACTTCTGATCATTTATTGCTTCATTGCACTTTTGCTAGACAAGTCTGGAATGACTTCATGTGTAAAGCAAACTGGTTTTTCTCTATGCCAGCTGATGTAAATTCAATGTTGCAAGCTTGGGGTTTAGCTCAGGACAGTAAAGAATGCACTGCAGTTTGGTACATAATTCCAGCAGCCATCATGTGGAGCCTGTGGAAAGAAAGAAATAACAGAGATTTTAACAACAAGAACAGTACTGTCAGAGATGTTATTCACAAAACAATTTACTTCTTATATACCTGGTCCTTAGTAATAAAGGATCTTGAGTCGGTGGATGCGAATGCTTTTATGAGAAATTGGTTTACAGTGTACTTTTCTTCTCAATAA